In Pyricularia oryzae 70-15 chromosome 2, whole genome shotgun sequence, one genomic interval encodes:
- a CDS encoding LysM domain-containing protein encodes MSTRQTTLASVVFGLLVFYPILVSSQAVPPPGPTQPGTAPNCNKWHIVISGSGDNCDNVAARYKITLAQFLKWNPAVSSDCLQFFWPDYAYCVSVDASITAVPTTSASVRTTFATRTTSAVSTSVLPPVSTPSYTFNHPVTDLNITTPTVPTEEWPPKNTQAGQPSYCNDWHLVMPGESCRAIVLQHGSWMGIEDFFLWNPAVGSDCMGLSLYKYVCVGIQPQTQISIDFPTVTNNATVPPMVIPTAVELPPVDNNFAPSPAQGPLPTDCVEYYLTQPGETCRDVVAKHDSITQAQFLAWHPFLNGNCDGLWLGYYYCILVENFIPEPPVETSAPSPVEAGIVSDCRAWFKATGPTWTCEQFVLIFGRFSLFDFIKWNPAVGSSCENSIKADYWYCVAVPDTPTTRTATLPGVTSTATVVPPTSTTASPPPATPTPTQPGMISGCRKFYFVQSGDGCWVIANSAGIELTDFYKWNPGVEECGKLWPEYYVCVGI; translated from the exons ATGTCGACGAGACAAACGACTCTGGCTTCCGTAGTCTTCGGACTGCTTGTATTTTATCCGATTCTCGTCTCCTCGCAGGCCGTCCCACCGCCGGGACCTACCCAACCGGGCACGGCGCCGAACTGCAACAAATGGCATATTGTCATCTCTGGCTCTGGCGACAACTGTGATAATGTGGCGGCGAGATACAAGATCACCCTGGCGCAGTTCCTCAAGTGGAACCCGGCGGTCTCGAGCGACTGTCTGCAGTTCTTCTGGCCCGACTACGCCTACTGCGTATCGGTCGACGCCAGCATCACTGCCGTCCCGACCACTTCGGCATCCGTCCGGACCACTTTTGCCACGCGGACAACCTCTGCCGTCTCGACTTCTGTGCTGCCGCCTGTCTCAACTCCTTCATACACCTTCAACCACCCCGTGACGGACCTCAACATCACGACGCCCACGGTCCCGACCGAGGAGTGGCCACCCAAGAACACACAGGCAGGTCAGCCCTCGTACTGCAACGACTGGCACCTCGTGATGCCGGGCGAATCATGTCGGGCCATCGTCCTGCAGCACGGCAGCTGGATGGGCATCGAGGACTTCTTCCTCTGGAACCCGGCCGTCGGGTCCGACTGCATGGGCCTCAGCCTGTACAAGTACGTCTGCGTCGGGATCCAGCCGCAGACGCAAATCTCCATCGACTTCCCCACGGTCACCAACAACGCCACCGTCCCGCCCATGGTGATCCCGACGGCCGTGGAGCTGCCGCCCGTCGACAACAACTTTGCGCCTTCGCCGGCCCAGGGGCCGCTACCCACCGACTGCGTAGAGTACTACTTGACCCAGCCGGGAGAGACGTGCCGCGACGTGGTGGCCAAGCACGACAGCATCACGCAGGCGCAGTTCCTGGCGTGGCACCCCTTCCTGAACGGCAACTGCGACGGCTTGTGGCTGGGCTATTACTACTGCATACTGGTGGAGAACTTCATCCCCGAGCCTCCCGTCGAGACGAGCGCGCCATCGCCCGTCGAAGCCGGCATCGTGTCTGACTGTCGGGCCTGGTTCAAAGCCACCGGCCCGACCTGGACCTGCGAGCAATTTGTGCTCATCTTCGGCCGCTTCTCGCTTTTCGACTTTATCAAGTGGAACCCCGCCGTCGGTTCATCGTGTGAGAACAGCATCAAGGCCGACTATTGGTACTGTGTCGCCGTGCCCGACACTCCTACGACGCGGACCGCGACGCTACCCGGAGTCACGAGTACGGCCACTGTCGTGCCGCCGACTTCCACCACGGCTTCCCCTCCCCCAGCGACGCCCACACCCACCCAGCCGGGCATGATATCCGGCTGCCGCAAGTTCTACTTTGTTCAGTCCGGCGACGGGTGTTGGGTCATTGCCAACTCGGCGGGCATCGAGCTGAC TGACTTTTACAAATGGAACCCTGGGGTCGAGGAGTGCGGCAAGCTGTGGCCAGAGTACTATGTCTGCGTTGGTATATAG
- a CDS encoding proteasome component PUP1 gives MPGFDFSNVNRNNALHARGVPLPKATSTGTTIVGCIFEGGVVIAADTRATSGPIVADKNCEKLHYISPQIWCAGAGTAADTEFTTAIISSQLELHSLSTGRKPRVVTCMTMLKQHLFQYQGHIGAYLVVAGVDPTGTHLFTVHAHGSTDKLPYVTMGSGSLAAMSVFETQWQSKLDEAQAIKLCSDAIQAGIWNDLGSGSNVDVAVITADKTRLLRNYIKPNERTKKLQSYKFARGTTAVLNDKIVKKEELSNFISVSEVPAEGESMDVDS, from the exons ATGCCTGGTTTCGACTTCTCCAACGTCAACCGCAACAATGCATTGCACGCCCGCGGAGTGCCGCTTCCCAAAGCCACCAGCACAGGTACCACTATCGTCGGATGCATCTTTGAGGGCGGTGTGGTG attgccgccgacacccgAGCAACGAGCGGCCCGATCGTCGCAGACAAGAACTGCGAGAAGCTTCACTACATCTCGCCTCAGATCTGGTGTGCCGGAGCTGGTACAGCAGCCGACACGGAATTCACAACAGCCATTATCTCGTCTCAGCTGGAGCTACACTCTCTATCAACAGGCCGCAAGCCTCGAGTTGTTACATGCATGACCATGCTTAAGCAACACCTCTTCCAATACCAGGGCCACATTGGTGCATACCTCGTCGTTGCCGGTGTCGACCCCACTGGCACCCACCTGTTCACCGTTCACGCACACGGTAGCACCGACAAGCTCCCATATGTCACCATGGGCTCAGGATCGCTGGCCGCCATGTCGGTGTTTGAGACGCAGTGGCAGAGCAAGCTCGACGAGGCACAGGCGATCAAGCTGTGCAGTGATGCGATCCAAGCCGGTATCTGGAATGATCTGGGATCGGGCAGCAACGTTGATGTGGCCGTTATCACAGCTGACAAGACGAGACTGCTGCGCAACTACATCAAGCCCAACGAGAGGACAAAGAAGCTGCAAAGCTACAAGTTCGCCAGGGGCACAACGGCTGTGCTTAATGACAAGATCGTCAAGAAGGAGGAGCTTAGCAACTTCATCAGTGTCTCCGAGGTACCTGCCGAGGGCGAGAGTATGGATGTTGACTCATGA
- a CDS encoding chitinase, whose translation MPSLVILLGCLALTLVLLAQAQRVNDTTFFSQARISGDVSAAEEDYTCSKTKGCALGCCGQLDPKTGLGVCGLGPTFCGEGCVSTCHYKSECDPGWGIEWSNASTCPLNVCCSEFGFCGTTPGFCGGKVVASPECGSGSRTSDAITIGYYEGWNMAQRSCNTMKPSEIPLGYYTHIFYSFALIDPKTFHVADMDAEVGSHYDAVAALKNKQPGLQVWIAIGGWAMNDPGPWRTAFSDMARSTASQDAFFQSLVSFLALHDFDGVDLDWEYPVAEDRGGVPEDFENYVTMISRLRMALNASGKRYGLSITLPASYWYLRGFDLQKIEPHLDFFNVMTYDIHGVWDKTVNSIGPYAFAHTNLTEIQIGLELLWRNNINPARVNLGLGFYGRSFTMKDPNCMSAGCEFTDGAKGGECTGTPGVLSVAEINKIIKNGGKVTYDAAAAVKIVTWDTDQWVSFDDVETLKIKQDYANRRCLGGTMVWAIDLDDGSMINALGSNLNRPKAVVAEDVVGWKWDQGYNPGVAQRRKREEL comes from the exons ATGCCGTCTTTAGTCATCCTCCTTGGTTGTCTTGCATTGACCTTGGTGTTGCTGGCACAGGCGCAGAGAGTCAATGACACCACTTTCTTCAGTCAAGCTCGAATCTCGGGCGATGTCTCGGCAGCAGAGGAAGACTATACTTGTTCCAAGACCAAGGGTTGCGCGTTGGGATGCTGCGGCCAGCT AGACCCCAAAACTGGCTTGGGCGTGTGCGGTTTGGGGCCAACGTTTTGCGGAGAAGGATGCGTCTCCACCTGTCACTACAAGAGCGAATGCGACCCGGGATGGGGCATTGAGTGGTCCAACGCATCGACCTGCCCCCTGAACGTGTGCTGCTCAGAGTTTGGCTTCTGCGGAACCACGCCGGGCTTCTGCGGCGGCAAGGTCGTGGCGTCTCCCGAgtgcggcagcggcagcaggacGTCGGACGCCATCACAATCGGGTACTACGAAGGCTGGAACATGGCCCAGCGGTCCTGCAACACGATGAAGCCGTCCGAGATCCCGCTGGGCTACTACACCCACATCTTTTACTCGTTTGCCCTCATCGACCCCAAGACCTTTCACGTCGCCGACATGGACGCCGAGGTGGGCTCTCACTACGACGCCGTCGCGGCGCTCAAGAACAAGCAGCCGGGCTTGCAGGTGTGGATAGCCATCGGCGGCTGGGCCATGAACGACCCGGGCCCCTGGCGCACTGCCTTTTCCGACATGGCGCGCTCCACGGCGTCGCAGGATGCGTTTTTTCAGTCGTTGGTTTCGTTCCTGGCCCTGCATGACTTTGACGGGGTGGACCTGGACTGGGAG TACCCCGTCGCCGAGGACCGTGGAGGTGTCCCAGAAGATTTCGAAAACTATGTGACCATGATCTCTCGGCTCCGCATGGCCCTCAATGCGAGCGGCAAACGCTACGGACTAAGCATAACACTCCCGGCCTCTTACTGGTACCTTCGAGGCTTTGACCTACAAAAGATTGAGCCGCATCTCGACTTTTTCAACGTCATGACCTATGACATTC ATGGTGTGTGGGATAAAACCGTCAATTCCATCGGCCCCTATGCATTTGCGCACACCAATCTCACCGAGATCCAGATTGGTCTTGAGCTGCTGTGGCGAAACAACATCAACCCTGCCCGGGTGAACTTGGGATTGGGCTTCTATGGACGGA GCTTCACCATGAAGGACCCAAACTGCATGTCGGCAGGCTGCGAGTTCACCGACGGCGCCAAGGGCGGCGAGTGCACCGGGACACCCGGCGTCTTGTCCGTGGCCGAAATCAACAAGATCATCAAGAACGGCGGCAAGGTGACGTACGACGCCGCGGCGGCCGTCAAGATTGTGACGTGGGACACGGATCAGTGGGTGTCGTTTGACGATGTCGAGACGCTCAAGATTAAGCAGGACTATGCCAACCGGAGGTGTCTCGGAGGGACCATGGTCTGGGCCATTGACCTCGACGACGGGAGCATGATCAACGCGCTGGGTTCCAACCTCAATCGCCCCAAGGCTGTCGTTGCGGAGGATGTGGTGGGTTGGAAGTGGGATCAGGGGTACAATCCTGGAGTGGCgcagaggaggaagagggagGAGCTTTGA
- a CDS encoding rhomboid protein 1 — protein sequence MSQIYSLGLALPRPSLLCLGVQIASGSSISNALPQSLTKATRRYRSTCPTSTRWSSSIRFLTSKTRPSAFTVFASENKTFKAPTPNARYISLYSDEKKGPFNKVITHYVELPPSYTDHDGLPFSKKGDLSQDEVFKVFGTGLESPRANKLLRILHGRRVAGTLGDPTLARNLAGYHQKHIDTALAYLRSKLPVDEVINAGLQAEDELARLEEEAELAAEQQNEADVDALIKDSNLERWQRKLAREKPQDDVYGVSVQETIRARNKAIADAAERERAEQKRLEDEEWARLNPAGTKLATLPEQARDWTPVEQEKYMESKAKLEEYTKRATSDIQEPPEMGHWERFGSCILTAGAVVVVGLIFAAVYKPPPPEYRVWRDIPPAAATLAALIGANFIVYAAWKFPVLWKTLNRMFIFTPAIPTSFASIGNAFSHQKFWHLANNMVFLWLVGTRLHDDIGRGAFLATYFGTACLASVSAAMVRIIALKQMTFNSLGASGVALGLIGAYFTIHRSDDIHVWLLPEYAVVPGYAFLAMAYLYTLVPLLGLRKGPRKHQIDFWTHFAGLVVGTAYGGYFSRSLGFDNAASVKNQARIEMANPHKAFDISETSAEEQARPDPTVTAASK from the coding sequence ATGAGCCAGATTTACTCGCTCGGCCTTGCTCTCCCTCGGCCGAGCTTGTTATGCCTGGGTGTTCAAATCGCCTCGGGCAGCTCCATCTCAAATGCTCTTCCACAATCACTCACAAAGGCTACTAGACGATACAGATCGACATGTCCGACATCAACAAGGTGGTCCTCGAGCATTCGATTCTTGACTTCGAAAACACGACCATCGGCATTTACTGTCTTTGCctccgaaaacaaaacaTTTAAAGCGCCCACACCCAACGCCCGTTACATATCTTTATATTCCGACGAGAAAAAGGGGCCCTTTAACAAGGTCATTACCCACTATGTTGAGCTGCCGCCGAGTTATACCGACCATGATGGGCTGCCATTCTCCAAGAAGGGCGACCTTTCGCAGGATGAGGTCTTCAAGGTTTTCGGCACTGGCCTCGAGTCACCCAGGGCGAACAAGCTGCTGCGCATATTGCATGGCCGTCGGGTAGCTGGCACATTGGGTGATCCAACTCTGGCGCGGAATCTGGCAGGCTACCACCAAAAGCACATTGACACTGCACTTGCCTACCTTCGTAGCAAGCTACCGGTGGACGAGGTCATTAATGCCGGTTTGCAAGCCGAGGATGAGCTCGCAAGGCTAGAGGAGGAGGCAGAACTTGCTGCTGAGCAACAGAATGAAGCAGACGTAGATGCGCTCATCAAAGACTCGAATCTAGAGAGATGGCAGAGGAAACTGGCCAGAGAGAAGCCTCAGGATGACGTATACGGTGTCAGTGTCCAGGAGACAATCCGAGCACGCAACAAGGCAATTGCCGATGCGGCGGAAAGGGAGCGTGCCGAGCAGAAGCGGCTTGAAGACGAGGAATGGGCCAGGCTCAATCCCGCCGGCACAAAGCTGGCCACGCTCCCCGAGCAAGCACGAGACTGGACACCGGTAGAGCAGGAGAAGTACATGGAGTCCAAGGCCAAGCTGGAGGAATATACCAAGCGTGCGACATCGGACATCCAAGAACCGCCGGAAATGGGCCATTGGGAACGCTTCGGATCCTGTATTCTGACGGCAGGAGCTGTTGTTGTCGTCGGGCTCATTTTTGCGGCAGTCTACAAGCCTCCACCGCCAGAGTATCGCGTCTGGCGCGATATCCCGCCGGCCGCAGCAACGCTTGCAGCGCTCATAGGTGCAAACTTCATAGTCTATGCGGCTTGGAAGTTCCCGGTTTTGTGGAAAACTCTGAATAGGATGTTTATCTTCACGCCGGCCATTCCGACTTCCTTTGCCAGCATCGGAAATGCATTCTCCCACCAGAAATTCTGGCATTTGGCGAACAACATGGTCTTTTTGTGGCTGGTCGGAACGCGTCTCCACGACGATATAGGTCGCGGGGCTTTCCTGGCCACTTATTTTGGCACCGCCTGCTTAGCTTCGGTATCAGCAGCGATGGTCCGCATCATTGCGTTGAAGCAAATGACATTCAACAGCCTGGGCGCCTCTGGCGTTGCCCTCGGCTTGATAGGAGCCTACTTCACCATCCACAGGTCGGACGATATCCACGTCTGGCTGCTGCCAGAATATGCCGTCGTCCCCGGATATGCGTTCCTTGCCATGGCATACTTGTACACCCTTGTTCCACTTTTGGGGTTGAGAAAGGGTCCTCGAAAGCACCAGATTGACTTTTGGACTCACTTTGCCGGATTGGTGGTTGGCACTGCGTACGGTGGCTATTTCAGCCGGAGCCTGGGCTTCGACAACGCGGCTTCCGTCAAGAACCAAGCCAGGATAGAGATGGCGAACCCTCACAAGGCTTTTGACATATCCGAAACCTCTGCAGAGGAACAAGCGCGGCCAGATCCCACGGTAACAGCGGCATCCAAGTGA